One Faecalicatena sp. Marseille-Q4148 DNA window includes the following coding sequences:
- a CDS encoding DUF551 domain-containing protein, with the protein MNVLEKILQEIKELKRKQNNQNQDYRTGYFSALSTVEGVIAGLNDGWIPVEERLPKENNKLRYDMQLVTLEDGEVCLGVYNNQENAWWTRRQEGEEWYTNKRNVVAWQPLPEAYHPKQEPVAEHIMSRFTRVE; encoded by the coding sequence ATGAATGTGTTAGAAAAGATTTTGCAAGAGATTAAGGAACTAAAGCGAAAGCAAAATAATCAGAATCAAGATTATAGAACAGGCTATTTTAGTGCGTTATCCACGGTAGAGGGTGTTATTGCTGGATTAAATGACGGTTGGATTCCGGTAGAAGAGAGATTGCCGAAAGAAAATAACAAGCTGCGTTATGATATGCAATTAGTGACTCTCGAAGACGGAGAAGTGTGTTTAGGCGTGTATAATAATCAAGAAAATGCATGGTGGACGAGAAGACAAGAGGGAGAAGAGTGGTATACAAATAAGCGTAATGTTGTAGCATGGCAGCCGCTTCCGGAAGCATATCATCCAAAACAAGAACCGGTAGCAGAACATATTATGAGTAGATTTACAAGGGTAGAGTAA
- a CDS encoding EAL domain-containing protein — protein MLDGRGMLISFVQKLKDMGFSCSMDDFGSGYSSLNMLKSIPISTIKLDGKTFAEQEKERGKIVSKGIIRIARELNIEVVAEGVETREYVDFLKEQKCDMI, from the coding sequence ATGTTGGACGGAAGAGGGATGTTGATAAGCTTTGTACAGAAACTAAAAGACATGGGCTTTTCCTGTTCGATGGATGATTTTGGAAGCGGATATTCTTCCCTCAATATGTTAAAAAGTATTCCGATTTCGACGATTAAGCTGGACGGAAAAACGTTTGCAGAGCAGGAAAAAGAACGGGGAAAAATCGTCAGCAAAGGAATTATCCGAATTGCCCGGGAATTAAATATTGAAGTTGTGGCAGAAGGTGTAGAAACAAGAGAATATGTAGATTTTCTGAAAGAGCAGAAGTGTGATATGATTTAA
- a CDS encoding helix-turn-helix transcriptional regulator, giving the protein METIRERILFLLEEKEITKTEFASKLNITQAYVSKITNKGAIPSDRLIEDICEKFNVNEEWLRTGKGEKFVALNRTQQIAKLTTDLFKGEKDSFKERLLFALSKLDESDWKVLERIANDLIKEKD; this is encoded by the coding sequence ATGGAAACCATTAGAGAACGTATTCTTTTTTTATTAGAAGAGAAAGAGATAACAAAAACTGAATTTGCCAGCAAACTAAACATTACGCAAGCATACGTCTCTAAAATTACAAATAAAGGTGCGATCCCAAGTGATAGACTTATAGAGGATATTTGCGAAAAATTTAATGTAAATGAAGAATGGCTTCGAACCGGCAAAGGAGAAAAGTTCGTTGCATTGAATAGAACACAACAGATTGCGAAACTCACGACTGACTTATTTAAGGGAGAAAAGGATTCTTTTAAAGAAAGGCTGCTCTTTGCATTATCCAAGTTGGATGAGAGCGACTGGAAAGTTCTTGAACGAATTGCGAATGATTTGATAAAGGAAAAGGACTAG
- a CDS encoding ERF family protein codes for MSSLIEKLSCIQQQIKAPKNLKNSFGGYMYRNAEGILEAVKPYEEKYKVAFLLQDEMMLVGERYYVKATATILDTETDHTIAATAYAREAETKKGMDESQITGTASSYARKYALNGLLLLDDTKDADTDEFQKEQKQEAATAAQKNTIREICEKHKIDILALYASNNLDDKTLTAIQAGQILSSFKKKYGDD; via the coding sequence ATGAGTAGTTTGATAGAAAAATTATCCTGCATTCAGCAGCAGATTAAGGCGCCGAAAAATTTGAAGAATTCTTTTGGCGGCTACATGTACAGAAATGCAGAGGGAATCTTGGAAGCAGTGAAGCCGTATGAAGAAAAGTACAAGGTTGCTTTCCTGCTTCAGGACGAAATGATGCTTGTGGGCGAACGATATTATGTCAAGGCAACAGCAACAATCTTAGACACAGAGACGGATCATACGATTGCTGCAACAGCTTATGCAAGAGAGGCGGAAACAAAAAAAGGCATGGATGAGAGTCAGATTACCGGTACGGCATCGTCATATGCGCGTAAATATGCTTTAAATGGACTTCTGCTTCTTGATGATACGAAAGATGCTGATACGGATGAATTTCAGAAAGAGCAAAAGCAAGAGGCAGCGACAGCGGCGCAGAAAAATACAATCAGGGAAATCTGCGAGAAGCACAAAATAGACATTCTTGCGCTGTATGCATCAAACAACCTTGATGATAAAACGCTAACAGCCATCCAGGCCGGGCAGATTTTGTCCAGCTTCAAAAAGAAATACGGTGATGATTAA
- a CDS encoding helix-turn-helix transcriptional regulator → MRILLGKIMYNKNLSVRQVSILTGLSKSTISRITNGDVSPTADTLEQLAKGLKIRISDLIESDFL, encoded by the coding sequence ATGCGTATTCTGTTAGGTAAAATCATGTACAATAAAAATCTATCTGTCCGGCAAGTGTCTATACTTACCGGACTATCCAAATCGACAATCAGCCGGATTACGAATGGAGATGTATCTCCGACCGCAGACACTCTTGAGCAGTTAGCTAAAGGTCTGAAAATCCGGATATCCGATCTGATAGAGTCCGATTTTTTATAA
- a CDS encoding DUF4236 domain-containing protein — protein MGFRFRKSFKIAPGVKFNLNKNSHSFTFGGKGMHYTVNSKGKRTKSFGIPGTGLYYTETEGGNTKGKEKGNEPMGRKASKDNSGGCLGFVVAIVLLALALVVYSLLWIPAIPLLVYFFMSKKYRTNRIRNVSICSVVLATSLLVFAWLGNSPELESISAEWEKEKFNIGDVVEVEIDANPSDAEIENLELSENDIATLEYKDGKTTITFTDAGKASLYFTANEEIKSDAADITVVDPEEEARLKAEEEERIRQEEEAKAAEEERIRQERAAAEAAEQERLAQEQAAQEQAAQEQAAIAQQNAEDPIVYITNTGSKYHNAGCRTLKSKIEKRLSEVRGIYGPCGICHPPQ, from the coding sequence ATGGGATTTCGTTTTAGAAAGAGCTTCAAAATCGCTCCTGGCGTGAAGTTCAATCTAAACAAAAACAGCCATAGTTTTACTTTTGGCGGAAAAGGAATGCACTACACAGTGAATTCCAAAGGAAAAAGAACAAAAAGTTTTGGAATTCCCGGAACTGGTCTGTATTACACAGAAACAGAAGGTGGAAATACCAAAGGGAAAGAGAAAGGTAATGAGCCAATGGGCAGAAAAGCATCGAAAGATAACAGTGGTGGATGTCTTGGATTCGTTGTCGCAATTGTATTACTCGCTCTTGCGTTAGTTGTGTACTCCCTTTTGTGGATACCAGCGATACCACTTTTAGTATACTTTTTTATGTCAAAGAAGTATAGGACAAACAGGATTAGAAATGTTTCGATATGTTCCGTAGTTTTAGCAACATCTCTATTAGTGTTTGCTTGGCTTGGAAATTCTCCGGAATTAGAGTCCATATCTGCGGAATGGGAAAAAGAAAAATTTAACATCGGCGATGTCGTGGAGGTAGAAATAGACGCTAACCCGTCGGACGCAGAAATAGAAAATTTGGAATTGTCTGAAAATGACATTGCAACGCTTGAATACAAAGACGGGAAAACCACTATCACATTCACGGATGCCGGAAAAGCATCGCTATACTTTACAGCAAATGAAGAAATCAAAAGTGATGCAGCAGACATAACTGTCGTAGATCCAGAGGAAGAAGCCCGTTTGAAGGCAGAGGAAGAAGAACGAATCAGACAAGAGGAAGAAGCAAAAGCCGCCGAAGAAGAACGCATTAGGCAAGAACGGGCTGCCGCAGAAGCTGCAGAGCAAGAACGCTTAGCACAGGAACAAGCAGCTCAAGAACAGGCTGCCCAAGAGCAAGCTGCAATAGCCCAGCAAAATGCCGAAGATCCTATTGTATATATAACAAATACAGGGTCAAAATATCATAATGCTGGTTGCCGAACATTAAAATCCAAAATTGAAAAACGCTTATCGGAAGTTCGGGGTATTTATGGACCATGCGGAATTTGCCATCCACCACAATAA
- a CDS encoding RusA family crossover junction endodeoxyribonuclease yields MVVYKLVIHGRLDNLNDYIAACRTNQYKGSTVKHRNEEKVLCAIYEQLGRLRIQKPVYMRYTWFEKNRRRDLDNISSFGRKVIQDALVEAKVLKNDGWKEITGFSDRFAVDSENPRIEVEIEVEQ; encoded by the coding sequence ATTGTGGTGTACAAGCTGGTAATACATGGCAGACTTGATAATTTAAACGATTACATAGCTGCGTGCAGAACGAACCAATACAAAGGCAGCACCGTGAAGCATCGTAATGAAGAAAAGGTGCTGTGCGCTATATATGAGCAATTGGGCAGATTAAGAATTCAAAAGCCGGTGTATATGAGGTATACGTGGTTCGAGAAAAACAGACGTAGAGATTTAGATAATATTAGTTCTTTCGGCCGGAAAGTCATTCAGGATGCGCTTGTGGAAGCCAAAGTCTTGAAAAATGACGGGTGGAAAGAAATTACAGGATTTTCTGACAGGTTCGCCGTGGATTCGGAAAATCCAAGAATCGAAGTGGAAATAGAGGTGGAACAATGA
- a CDS encoding sigma-70 family RNA polymerase sigma factor, with translation MDKAKLDRYKANVKELDLVAEQINNLNERLENVPEISGKVTGSGKDFPYIEQHVTVRMKEPKESDAIKNKIRKKEKRQALLTQEITEVREFIEALPDGIEKQIMEMVYLEGMNQAEVAEKLDYSKGRISQIISRIAKD, from the coding sequence TTGGACAAGGCGAAACTCGATAGATACAAAGCAAATGTAAAAGAGCTGGATTTAGTTGCGGAGCAGATAAATAACTTAAACGAGCGTTTAGAAAATGTTCCGGAAATATCGGGGAAAGTCACTGGATCCGGCAAAGACTTTCCGTACATAGAACAACATGTAACGGTAAGAATGAAAGAGCCTAAAGAATCCGATGCAATAAAGAACAAGATTCGGAAGAAAGAAAAGCGTCAGGCTCTCTTAACACAGGAAATTACAGAGGTAAGGGAATTTATAGAAGCCTTACCGGATGGAATAGAAAAACAGATTATGGAAATGGTGTATTTGGAAGGAATGAATCAAGCGGAAGTTGCAGAGAAGCTTGATTATTCAAAAGGACGGATATCACAAATAATTTCCAGAATCGCAAAAGATTAA
- a CDS encoding integrase has translation MAKKQKHPNLPNGFGSIRRLSGNRTNPYAVHPPVTEYTDLGKPITPKALCYVNDWYVGFAVLTAYKAGTYKPGMEKELAVMRAMDGTDMNSFTQRILADLNRMKPAPDEHEKTFAELYEEFYKWKFEGKKEYSDSSKYSSAASFKNCNAVHNKALSKIKYEDLQRIVDASTLKHSSLELIVTLCKQMFRYALAQGYIDRNPTELLRINVADDDIHGVPFSQKDLERLWDHREDDIAQILLILCFSGYRIGELKVITTNLKSRSFQGGLKTRTSKERVVPIHSLILPIVEERIEKYQCLMPYSYATFQRYLPDYLSSINVGEHTSHDCRHTFSTLCEKYGVRENDRKRMLGHKFEDITNGVYGHRSLEDLRKEIEKICLKRVANKVQKIS, from the coding sequence ATGGCTAAAAAACAGAAGCATCCAAACTTGCCAAATGGTTTTGGCAGCATCCGGCGCCTATCCGGGAACCGTACAAACCCTTACGCTGTACATCCTCCGGTTACGGAATATACAGACCTCGGAAAACCAATTACTCCAAAGGCGCTCTGCTATGTGAATGACTGGTATGTAGGATTCGCAGTATTGACCGCATATAAAGCAGGCACTTACAAACCAGGAATGGAAAAAGAACTTGCCGTTATGCGAGCTATGGACGGAACGGATATGAACAGCTTTACGCAGCGGATTCTGGCTGATCTGAACCGGATGAAGCCTGCGCCGGATGAGCACGAAAAGACATTCGCAGAATTGTATGAGGAATTTTATAAATGGAAATTTGAGGGGAAGAAGGAATATAGTGATTCATCTAAGTATTCTTCCGCTGCCTCTTTCAAAAATTGTAATGCCGTGCACAACAAAGCGCTTTCCAAAATTAAATATGAGGATCTGCAGAGAATAGTAGATGCAAGCACATTAAAACACTCAAGTTTGGAGCTGATTGTTACGTTATGCAAGCAAATGTTCCGTTATGCCCTTGCACAAGGATACATCGACAGGAATCCCACAGAGCTGCTGCGCATTAATGTCGCAGATGACGATATACATGGTGTCCCGTTTTCTCAAAAAGATTTAGAACGCCTTTGGGATCATCGAGAGGACGATATTGCACAAATATTACTGATTCTATGTTTTTCTGGATATCGTATCGGAGAGTTAAAGGTAATTACAACCAATTTAAAAAGCCGAAGCTTCCAGGGCGGTTTAAAGACAAGGACTAGCAAAGAGCGTGTTGTTCCGATACATTCTCTTATTCTTCCGATCGTAGAGGAGCGCATAGAAAAATACCAATGCCTAATGCCATACTCTTATGCGACATTCCAGAGATATCTACCGGATTATCTCTCTTCTATAAACGTTGGAGAGCATACTTCTCACGACTGCCGGCACACGTTCTCTACCCTGTGCGAAAAATACGGTGTAAGGGAGAATGACCGAAAGCGGATGCTCGGACACAAATTTGAAGACATTACAAACGGAGTGTATGGACATCGATCTCTGGAAGACCTCCGGAAAGAGATCGAAAAAATTTGTCTAAAACGTGTTGCAAATAAAGTGCAAAAAATATCGTAA
- a CDS encoding phosphoenolpyruvate carboxykinase, giving the protein MAKRLKSIFTDDMDRCMYTGSFAVERHHIFHNTHGERMLCEKYGFIAPLRWDLHQNGKDSVHQNPNGKIDLELKKMCQLYYEEHIGTREDFICEFHKNYL; this is encoded by the coding sequence TTGGCTAAACGTCTAAAAAGCATTTTTACCGATGATATGGATAGATGTATGTATACCGGAAGCTTTGCAGTAGAACGCCATCATATTTTCCATAATACGCACGGAGAGCGAATGTTATGTGAAAAGTATGGATTTATCGCACCGCTGCGGTGGGACTTACACCAGAACGGAAAAGATAGCGTACATCAGAACCCGAACGGGAAAATAGATCTGGAATTGAAAAAAATGTGCCAGCTCTATTACGAAGAACATATCGGAACTCGCGAAGATTTTATTTGCGAATTCCATAAAAACTATTTATAG
- a CDS encoding DUF5067 domain-containing protein, with the protein MKKKIVTLLLAGVLAVSAVACGGSDTEPKAEQKTEQKEEVKKEEAKEDSEEAPAEEADDGVINFTTDAFNVTYTRHEFGTDFEGNKALLFYYNFTNTGEENATASVTANVQCFQDGSECEMAVMAEMNDAMNNYALNEVQPGGTVEVCQTYKLKSDSEITIEASDMFSFDNKKDVQKIAVQ; encoded by the coding sequence ATGAAAAAGAAAATTGTAACTTTATTATTAGCAGGAGTTCTTGCTGTATCAGCGGTTGCTTGTGGGGGTTCTGACACCGAGCCAAAAGCAGAGCAGAAAACAGAACAGAAAGAAGAAGTAAAAAAGGAAGAAGCAAAAGAAGACTCCGAAGAAGCTCCGGCAGAAGAAGCTGACGATGGAGTTATTAACTTTACAACAGATGCTTTTAATGTAACTTATACTCGTCACGAATTCGGAACGGATTTCGAAGGAAATAAAGCTCTTCTGTTTTATTACAACTTCACAAATACGGGCGAAGAAAACGCCACAGCAAGTGTAACCGCCAATGTGCAGTGCTTCCAGGATGGCTCCGAGTGCGAAATGGCTGTAATGGCAGAAATGAATGATGCTATGAATAATTACGCTCTGAATGAGGTGCAGCCTGGCGGAACTGTGGAAGTGTGTCAGACTTATAAGTTAAAGAGTGATTCGGAAATTACAATCGAAGCCTCTGATATGTTCTCTTTCGATAATAAAAAAGATGTCCAGAAAATTGCCGTGCAATAG
- a CDS encoding DUF3850 domain-containing protein translates to MREKRLHELKIYPKYFDAVLNGSKPFEIRKNDRDFKVGDNIFLREWDNIKYSGRTIFAEITYILDDKFIGLTKGYVALGIKVNDYRKVPYKELMEERKDECVRKDFARD, encoded by the coding sequence ATGAGAGAAAAACGCTTGCATGAGCTTAAAATATATCCCAAGTATTTTGATGCGGTTTTGAATGGAAGTAAGCCATTTGAAATTCGCAAGAATGATAGGGATTTTAAAGTTGGTGATAATATCTTCCTGAGAGAGTGGGACAACATAAAATATTCTGGAAGAACGATATTTGCAGAAATTACATATATTTTGGATGATAAGTTTATTGGTTTAACAAAAGGGTATGTGGCTCTTGGAATCAAAGTGAATGACTATAGAAAGGTACCGTATAAAGAGTTGATGGAGGAAAGAAAAGATGAATGTGTTAGAAAAGATTTTGCAAGAGATTAA